CCTGCGCAAGCAGGGCCACTCCCCCGGGCTCGTCGCGGCGGTGCTGACGCAGGCGAAGCTGCGCAAGAAGGCTGTGGGCAAGTTCGGCGAGTTCGCCTCCCGGATGCTGTTCACCGAGGCGGGGCTGGAGCAGGCGACGCGCCTGTCGGTCGCTGCGCGCCACGCCGGCCGGTTCCGGGCGGCCGGGCTGACCCGCGTCGCGGACCTCGGCTGCGGCATCGGAGGCGACGCGCTCGCCCTCGCGGCGCTGGAGCTGGAGGTCACGGCCGTGGAGGCCGACGAGGTGACCGCCGCGATCGCCGCCTTCAACCTCGCCCCCTTCCCCTCGGCGACGGTCGAGCACCGCCGGGCGGAGGACGTGAGCCTCCGCGCGATCGACGGCGTCTTCCTCGATCCTGCCCGCCGCACGCCCGGCCACACCGACACCGACCGGCTGACCGATCCCGACGACTACACGCCGTCGCTCGGCTTCGCCTACGAGCTCGCGACCGGCCGTTCGGTCGGGCTCAAGCTCGGCCCCGGCTTCGACCGCGACCTCATCCCGTCGACCGCGGAGGCCCAGTGGGTGTCCGCCGACGGGCAGGTCGTGGAGCTCGGGCTGTGGTTCGGCGCGCTCGCCCGCACGGGCATCCGCCGCGCCGCCCTGGTGCTGCGCGGCGACGAGGCGAACGAGCTGACGGCGGAGGCCGACAGCGAGGACGCCGAGACCGGCGAGCTGGGCGAGTACCTCTACGAGCCGGACGGCGCGGTCATCCGCGCACGCCTGATCGGGGACCTGGCCCGGCGGCTCGACGGCCGGATGCTCGGCGACGGCATCGCCTACATCACGGCCGACGAGCCCGTGCCGACGCCGTTCGCGGCGGGCTTCCGCATCCTGGAGACCCTGCCGTTCGCCGAGAAGGACCTCAAGAAGGCGCTGCGGGCGCGCGGGATCGGCACGCTGGAGATCAAGAAGCGCGGCGTGGACGTCGACCCGGCCGCGCTCCGGACGCGTCTCAAGCTGTCCGGCGACCGTCCCGCGACCCTGATCCTGACCAGGGTCGCGGGACGTCACACGGCGTTGCTCGCCGAGCGCCTCTGACCGCGCGACCGGTCAGTACCGGTACGTGTTCGACAGGTTCGCCACGAGGATCCCCCAGAAGATCCAGAAGATGATCGCGATGGCGACCGAGACGAATCCGAGGATGATCCCGGTGAGCCAGAAGCCCTTGGCCTGCGGCTCCTTGGTGCGGCCGATGAAACCGAGGACGATGGCAGCGACGCCGAAAAGGGCGCCGATCCCGAACGCGAGGTTCAGGACGATGCCCAGGATGCCGCCGACGAGCGACAGGATGCTGAGGATCGGCGACTTGGTCGCGGGCGCCGTCGCGTAGGGCTGCGTGTAGCCGGGCGCGGGCTGGCCGTAGGCAGGCTGACCGTAACCGGGCTGGCCGGGCTGGCCGGGCTGCTGGCCGTACGGCTGCTGTTGACCGTAGGGCTGCTGGCCGTACGGCTGCTGCGGCTGCTGCCCGTATGGCTGCTGGCCGTACGGCTGCTGCGGCTGCTGCCCGTACGGCTGCTGCGGCTGCTGCCCGTACGGCTGCTGCGGCGCGCCGTACCCGGGCGCGACCGGCGGAGCGGGCGGCGCAGGAGGCGCCACCGGGGGCGTCGGCGGGACGCCGTCGGGCGCCGCCGCAGGCGGGATGTCGGAGGACGGCGAAACCGGCTGGGCCGGCGTGCTGCCGTCCGTCCCTTCGGGCTCCGGGGCGCCGGACGGGGTGTTCGGATCGGACATGCTGCCCATCTCCTTCTCTGGTGAGTTCCTGAGAAATTTCTGTACTGAATCCATCGTCTCAGTGGGGGGCGCAGCGTGTCAACGCATGCAAATCTCCGGGCGGCTCAGACCTCCGCGACCTGAATCTCCGTGACCGGAAGGGTGGAGTCCGCGCCGAAGTCCAGCCGGCTCGGCGCGCGCCCGGCCATGATGAGCTGCGCGCCGAGCGCCGCGATCATCGCGCCGTTGTCGGTGCACAGCGAGAGGGCCGGGATCCGCAGGGCCACGCCCGCCTCGGCCGCCCGCTGCACCGCGAGCTGGCGCACGCGCGCGTTCGCGACGACGCCGCCGCCGAGCAGCAGGCGCGGCACGCCATGGTCGAGGCACGCGGCGATCGCCTTGGTGATCAGCACGTCCGCCACCGCCTCCCGGAACGACGCGGCCACATCGGCGACGGGCACCTCCTCGCCGGCGTCCTGGCGCTGCTCGACCCAGCGGGCGACCGCCGTCTTGAGGCCGGAGAAGGAGAAGTCGTAGCGGTGCCGCTCCAGGTCCTTCGGCTTGGTCAGCCCGCGCGGGAACCGGATCGCGCGCGGGTCGCCGTCGGCGGCGACGCGGTCGATCTGCGGTCCGCCCGGGTACGGGAGGCCGAGCACGCGGGCCACCTTGTCGAACGCCTCGCCCGCGGCGTCGTCGATCGTCTCGCCCAGCAACTCCACGTCGGAGACCAGGTCGCGCACGAGCAGCAGCGAGGTGTGGCCGCCGGAGACCAGCAGCGCGACGGTCGGCACCTCGACCGGGTGGCCGGGGCCTCCTGCCGCGTCGAGGACGTCCGCCCCGACGTGCCCGACCAGGTGGGTTGACGGCATACAGCGGCTTGCCGAGCGACAGCGCGAGCGCCTTCGCGGCGCCGACGCCGACCATGAGCGCGCCGGACAGTCCAGGGCCGCTCGTCACGGCGATGGCGTCGATGTCGGCGAGGTCGATCCCGGCGTCGGCCACCGCGGTGTGGAGCGTCGGGGTGAGCGCCTCCAGGTGGGCGCGGGCCGCGACCTCCGGGACGACGCCGCCGTACCTGGCGTGCTCCTCCATCGAGGAGGCGATCGTGTTGGAGAGCAGCGTCGTGCCGCGCACGATGCCCACGCCGGTCTCGTCGCAGGAGGTCTCGATGCCGAGCACGAGCGGCCCGTCGCCGTGCGATGCGTGCTGAGCGTCGTTCATGCGATCGTGGTCTCCGGGGTCGGGACGGTCAGGCGCATGACGATCGCGTCCACCCCGTCCGGCTGGTAGTAGCGCGGGCGCACGCCGATCTCCTCGAAGCCGAGCGTGCGGTAGAGGGTCTGCGCGCCGGGGTTGTCGGCGCGCACCTCCAGGAACACCTCGCGGGCTCCGCGGTTGCGCGCCTCCCCGATGAGCGCGTGCATGAGGGCGCGCCCGAGGCCGTGCCGCCGCGCGTGCGGCGCCACGGCGATGGTCTGGATGTCGCCCTCGCCCGCACCGCGCGGCGCGAGCAGGCCTGCGTAGCCGTCGATGCGGTCCGGGTCGTCCAGCCCGACGGCGACCAGATAGTACCCGTGGGCCCCGGTCACCTCGGAGCGCATCGACTGCTCCGACCAGGCGTCGGTGACGAAAGTCTCGCGCTCCAGCAGCATGATCGCGTCGACGTCGGCCTCGGTGGCGCGGCGGAGCTGCCACGACGGCGCGCTCGGCCTCGGCTCGCTCACGCGCTCACCCGCTTGGGCCCGGCGGAAAGCGTGACATCCGGCGAGCGCAGATACAGCGGCTCGTCGCGGTCGAACGGGAGGCCGGCGGCGAAGCGCAGTTCGGCGATCATCCCGAGCAGGCCGGCGGAGACGGTGGCGGCCTCCTCGCGCGGCAGGTCGGGATGCGGCAGCGCGTCCGGCTTGTCCAGGCCGGGGCCGTCGAGGCGGACAGGGAGGCCGTGCTCGTCCACACCCGCGTACGCCGTCCAGTAGCGCTCGCGGCGGCGCGCGTCGGTCACGACCAGCAGCGGGCCCGCGTGACCGGCCAGGTAGCGCTCGTACGCCACCGCGTCGTGGCTGACGACGGGGACGAGCGGGCGGGCGGCGCCGAACGCGAAGGCGGTCGCGGCCGCGATGCCGACCCGGAGGCCGGTGAAGGGACCCGGCCCCATCCCCGCCACGACGCCGGACAGTCCGTCCGCGCGCGTGCCGGAGGCGTCGAGTGCCGCGGCGATCAGGTCGCCGATGACCTCGGCGTGCCGCATGGTGTCCGGCTCCGTCACTTCGGCGAGGATGCCGCCGTCACGGTCGACCACGGCGACGCTCGTGCCCGCGGAGGTGTCGATGGCGAGGAGCATGCCTCCAGCCTAGGCGGGATGCGCGCCCCTGAGGACTCGTCCGCTCCCCTGTGTGCGAAGCTGTCGGCATGGCGTCCTCCCCGTCCGGCTCCCTCGTCTCGGCCGACGTGCGCCGCCACAACCTGGCGCTCGTGGCGCACCGGCTCGCGCAGCAGGGCCCACTGTCGCGCAGCCAGCTCGCGGACGTCACCGGGCTCGCCCGCGGCTCGGTGACCGCCCTCGTCGCCGCGCTGGTGGAGGCCGGGGTCGTGCGCGAGTCGGAGGAGCCGGAGGCCGCGCCGCGCGGGTCCGCCTCCCGTGGCCGCCCGCTCACGCTGCTGCGCCTGGCGGCCGACGACGTCGCCCTCCTCGTCCTCCAGCTCGACGCCGACC
This genomic stretch from Leifsonia sp. EB41 harbors:
- the rimI gene encoding ribosomal protein S18-alanine N-acetyltransferase; its protein translation is MSEPRPSAPSWQLRRATEADVDAIMLLERETFVTDAWSEQSMRSEVTGAHGYYLVAVGLDDPDRIDGYAGLLAPRGAGEGDIQTIAVAPHARRHGLGRALMHALIGEARNRGAREVFLEVRADNPGAQTLYRTLGFEEIGVRPRYYQPDGVDAIVMRLTVPTPETTIA
- the tsaB gene encoding tRNA (adenosine(37)-N6)-threonylcarbamoyltransferase complex dimerization subunit type 1 TsaB; its protein translation is MLLAIDTSAGTSVAVVDRDGGILAEVTEPDTMRHAEVIGDLIAAALDASGTRADGLSGVVAGMGPGPFTGLRVGIAAATAFAFGAARPLVPVVSHDAVAYERYLAGHAGPLLVVTDARRRERYWTAYAGVDEHGLPVRLDGPGLDKPDALPHPDLPREEAATVSAGLLGMIAELRFAAGLPFDRDEPLYLRSPDVTLSAGPKRVSA
- a CDS encoding SAM-dependent methyltransferase, coding for MDRSELVELLSPEGLRLLDSLPPYRSEKDVLAMVTDLRKQGHSPGLVAAVLTQAKLRKKAVGKFGEFASRMLFTEAGLEQATRLSVAARHAGRFRAAGLTRVADLGCGIGGDALALAALELEVTAVEADEVTAAIAAFNLAPFPSATVEHRRAEDVSLRAIDGVFLDPARRTPGHTDTDRLTDPDDYTPSLGFAYELATGRSVGLKLGPGFDRDLIPSTAEAQWVSADGQVVELGLWFGALARTGIRRAALVLRGDEANELTAEADSEDAETGELGEYLYEPDGAVIRARLIGDLARRLDGRMLGDGIAYITADEPVPTPFAAGFRILETLPFAEKDLKKALRARGIGTLEIKKRGVDVDPAALRTRLKLSGDRPATLILTRVAGRHTALLAERL
- a CDS encoding DUF4190 domain-containing protein, with protein sequence MSDPNTPSGAPEPEGTDGSTPAQPVSPSSDIPPAAAPDGVPPTPPVAPPAPPAPPVAPGYGAPQQPYGQQPQQPYGQQPQQPYGQQPYGQQPQQPYGQQPYGQQQPYGQQPGQPGQPGYGQPAYGQPAPGYTQPYATAPATKSPILSILSLVGGILGIVLNLAFGIGALFGVAAIVLGFIGRTKEPQAKGFWLTGIILGFVSVAIAIIFWIFWGILVANLSNTYRY